The Leishmania mexicana MHOM/GT/2001/U1103 complete genome, chromosome 4 genome includes a window with the following:
- a CDS encoding serine/threonine protein kinase-like protein — protein sequence MAPSARGDGRRLNRLHPQRYHQQQQLTSSLSIPGCEPSHSPAPKTAAGEGGCLNSVSGSGAQPRQHYRRARSIHITLRKTRSGSRPVNAQRDSSIGVTRDFGAATGATGGRTPNTRQRHGSFGSASGALGDAVTPTSTATVTGTPTGARGTAASSPFTFPGVNGCVSPNLTPRHHDPMSALPTATAGGAHRAPLLDDVANTNNNPNSCGSSRIMSSPSYTPYILHTRGRSGDGTASDGTAAAAAPAMSMQTTAAAATNVGSSSSSMVGGAGGSSSSVGYFNTFVKAIHPSDMKQALLPPNMGDRAVAPNMPHSDQTAVVTAAHRRPFSSGPISRRNSSFSAHHGRVYHHPSLSRAQAVSQWSPANGYSDDLSRRSSSSMSGCHTAAGVDNGKNRNHRHATATHGFNDRLFLYPENTSATPHPQPHQQQQSGHPPSPAWRSHLSSMPTANPGTSPPLSPSAVPAAASDQQDQHRRHYRARSYTVGGRVRSSSSVGYVDSAPSPTLDRSVSLASSSRAGAAPAFGALATTAAGQCSSTSTLINHPSVTRARSSAETTMTAITATLPPAPRLPAYAESRASSAVTGAMTPRTPRPANAAIGTAAAVVCSARRSARPIEHPSHGAFSGRQRSISSDIVNGLDDSVDSVQCGSFPSASNTSAANMMGSASDTPDLHHYGSATAASRYGGTAVFSASHRYVKDSVASEGKRDDEGRRHRGPLRRDSTTLTNTTTEDEDEPQQQLAQPSTLEMLRGHHMRRESGGGGGGNVNIAPLLSRARAARTSATGAAVAGATNRDGSPTTPIERWRAQEQQRKQDAERHQQQRHQHRLSARQWREAFRRLQEKRVRWHMLGYIGRGTSGVVYEGVLEDRKQTPVAVKVLEVGVPIPVDVDPSGDDNDDQSSRQARHRENSGTPKTVAADAAYMSPSQQEALLVLLREVEMMEKLHHENIVTCLRCQVTPVQDRYLELHHQQQQEQQCRDGGSNSDKGLSGSAAAKRDSAGCRCADNGKPSVCGGAFSGASQSPQRNAAARIPVQVEIVMELCNRGTISSVVRRSPGGQLPVRVARRYLRDVLKGLAYLHRNNFIHRDVKGDNVLISAADVAKLADFGCSRRIVLTNNVHGAADSEGAISSLATTRTAATDSRLTTMAEYQWFDTTGVAQTMVGTPMFMAPEIIQASGPPSMTTPTASSPASLAGEGNYGGRGSSTKTTSPPAPVGYTASADIWSFGCLVLEVFGRTPWPKSGSNAYHLMKQIEQSVADLPPGVPDGTPTELLGLLRSCFNRDPHRRSTARALLRAPWMTCKDEELEEMPPRRCN from the coding sequence ATGGCCCCATCCGCCAGAGGAGATGGACGACGTCTAAATCGCCTCCATCCCCAGCGATatcatcagcagcagcagctgacgtCGTCGTTGTCTATCCCAGGCTGTGAGCCCTCCCACTCACCAGCGCCAAAGACGGCGGCTGGCGAAGGCGGTTGCCTCAACAGCGTtagtggcagcggtgcgcaaCCGCGTCAACACTATCGACGAGCACGCTCGATCCACATCACACTTCGCAAGACGCGCTCCGGCAGTCGCCCTGTGAACGCGCAGCGCGACAGCTCGATAGGCGTGACCCGCGACTTCGGTGCTGCCACAGGTGCCACCGGTGGGCGGACCCCCAATacacgccagcgccacggcagctTCGGGAGTGCCTCGGGCGCGCTTGGCGATGCAGTGACGCCCACCTCGACTGCGACAGTGACCGGCACCCCAACAGGTGCAcgaggcacagcagcgtcgtccCCCTTCACGTTCCCTGGCGTTAATGGATGTGTCTCGCCTAACCTCACCCCGCGCCACCATGACCCGATGTCCGCATTGCCCACGGCCACGGCCGGCGGCGCACACCGAGCGCCGTTGCTAGACGACGTGGCGAACACCAACAACAACCCAAATAGCTGTGGCTCCTCCCGGATCATGAGCTCACCCAGCTACACCCCGTACATCCTCCACACGCGCGGACGCAGCGGGGACGGCACAGCATCGGAtggcacagcagccgcggccgcccCGGCAATGAGCATGCAgaccacggcggcagcggccacaAACGTAgggtcctcgtcgtcgtccatggtgggtggcgctggtggcagcagcagcagcgttggTTACTTCAACACCTTTGTGAAGGCGATCCATCCGTCCGACATgaagcaggcgctgctgccgccgaacATGGGTGACCGTGCCGTGGCCCCCAACATGCCACACAGCGACCAgacagcggtggtgacggcaGCGCATCGCCGGCCCTTCTCGTCGGGTCCGATTTCACGTCGAAAcagcagcttctccgccCATCACGGGCGTGTGTACCACCATCCCTCCCTGTCCAGGGCGCAGGCTGTCTCGCAGTGGAGTCCTGCAAACGGCTACAGCGATGACctgagccgccgcagcagcagcagcatgagcGGCTGCCACActgctgccggcgtcgaTAACGGCAAGAACAGAAACCATCGCCACGCAACGGCAACGCATGGCTTCAATGACCGTTTGTTTCTATATCCGGAAAACACCTCAGCTACGCCGCATCCACAACCgcaccaacaacaacagtCGGGCCATCCGCCGTCGCCCGCGTGGCGGAGCCACCTCTCCAGTATGCCGACTGCGAACCCTGGCACCTCGCCTCCCCTTTCACCGTCTGCAgtgcccgccgccgcgtctgACCAGCAGGATCAACACCGCCGTCACTACCGTGCGCGCAGTTACACGGTGGGGGGTCGGgttcgcagcagcagcagcgttggcTACGTGGACAGcgccccctcacccaccctGGACCgctccgtctctctcgcctcctccagccgcgccggtgcagcgccggcaTTTGGCGCCctggcgacgacggcagcagggcagtgctcctccacctccacatTGATCAATCACCCCAGCGTGACCAGGGCGAGATCCTCCGCCGAGACAACGATGACGGCCATCACGGCCACcttgccgccagcgccgcgcctgCCAGCGTACGCGGAGAGCAGAgcctcctctgccgtcaCAGGTGCGATGacgccgcggacgccgcggccAGCCAACGCCGCAATAggaacagcggcagcggtggtttGCAGCGCGCGACGGAGCGCCCGCCCCATCGAACACCCGAGCCACGGCGCCTTCTCTGGGCGCCAGCGGAGCATATCTTCAGATATTGTGAACGGTCTCGACGACTCTGTCGACAGCGTGCAATGCGGCAGTTTTCCGAGCGCGTCGAACACGTCGGCAGCCAACATGATGGGCAGCGCGAGCGACACCCCAGACCTCCACCACTACGGGAGTGCCACGGCTGCTAGTCGGTACGGTGGCACGGCGGTCTTTTCCGCCTCGCACCGATACGTTAAAGACAGCGTGGCGAGCGAGGGTAAGAGAGACGACGAgggccgccgccatcgcggtCCCCTCCGTCGAGACAGCACAACACTCACGAACACTACgacggaggacgaggacgagccgcagcaacagctgGCTCAGCCGTCAACCCTTGAGATGCTCCGCGGTCATCACATGAGACGGgagagcggtggtggtggcggcggtaaTGTCAATATTGCCCCGCTGCTGagtcgcgcgcgcgccgcccgcACGAGTGCGACGGGAGCGGCGGTCGCCGGTGCCACCAACCGCGATGGATCACCAACGACCCCCATTGAGCGCTGGCGtgcgcaggagcagcagagaaAGCAGGACGCAGAGCGgcaccaacagcagcggcatcagcaCCGACTAAGCGCACGGCAGTGGCGTGAGGCATTTCGCAGGCTCCAAGAGAAGCGCGTGCGGTGGCACATGCTCGGCTACATTGGCCGTGGCACCTCTGGTGTGGTATACGAGGGTGTCCTGGAAGACCGCAAGCAGACCccggtggcggtgaaggtGCTGGAGGTTGGTGTTCCCATACCAGTCGACGTCGACCCCTCTGGCGATGACAACGACGACCAGAGCAGCAGGCAGGCTCGGCACAGGGAAAATAGCGGCACACCCAAAACCGTCGCCGCGGATGCAGCGTACATGTCGCCCTCCcagcaggaggcgctgctcgtgcttCTACGCGAGGTGGAGATGATGGAGAAGCTGCACCACGAGAACATCGTCACGTGCCTGCGCTGCCAGGTCACGCCAGTCCAGGACCGATACTTGGAACtacaccaccagcagcagcaggagcagcagtgccgtgacggcggcagcaacagtgACAAGGGCCTCTCCGGCTCGGCGGCAGCTAAGAGAGACAGCGCTGGTTGTCGGTGTGCTGACAACGGCAAACCTagcgtctgcggcggcgcattCTCCGGCGCAAGCCAGTCGCCCCagcgcaacgccgccgcacgcATTCCTGTTCAGGTAGAGATCGTGATGGAGCTGTGCAACCGCGGCACCATCTCCAGCGTCGTTCGCCGGTCGCCTGGCGGTCAGCTGCCAGTGAGGGTGGCTCGACGCTACCTGCGTGATGTGCTCAAAGGCCTCGCCTACTTGCACCGCAACAACTTCATTCACCGGGATGTGAAGGGCGATAATGTCCTCATCAGCGCAGCCGATGTAGCGAAATTGGCAGACTTTGGGTGCTCGCGGCGCATCGTTTTGACGAACAACGtacacggcgccgctgacaGCGAAGGCGCCATCAGCAGCCTcgccaccacacgcaccgccgcgacAGACTCGCGCCTCACGACCATGGCGGAATATCAGTGGTTCGACACCACCGGCGTGGCGCAGACAATGGTCGGCACACCCATGTTCATGGCACCGGAGATCATTCAGGCCTCGGGGCCGCCGAGCATGACGACGCCGACCGCGAGCTCTCCAGCGTCTTTGGCCGGCGAAGGCAACTATGGTGGGCGCGGGAGCAGCACCAAGACTACgtcaccgccagcaccggtCGGCTACACTGCCTCGGCAGACATCTGGTCCTTTGGGTGCCTCGTTCTAGAAGTCTTTGGCCGCACACCGTGGCCAAAGTCGGGGAGCAACGCCTACCACCTCATGAAGCAGATCGAGCAGTCGGTAGCCGACCTCCCGCCTGGGGTGCCAGATGGCACAccgacggagctgctgggCCTGCTGCGCTCCTGCTTTAACCGCGACccgcaccgtcgcagcaccgcccgTGCACTGCTTCGTGCACCGTGGATGACATGCAAAgacgaggagctggaggagatgcCACCGCGCAGGTGCAATTAG
- a CDS encoding putative calpain-like cysteine peptidase has translation MRAGSQYPEEEPAGPPPPPVMNAFMKPRKTATKPPREWVPVNLQVPEEDPEDEFDIATAQKPVYENPENPASAAGATAPKVRFVNGEPDVTGEVTNCFEEPGLLYRIVDRPNKMWSFYNDSRSFEVHVVCTFGKHSKITPLENTKMTRDENTGEYVMELTVYPGETEPFIKGFVNGFASKLSALPLSQEYFQARSEAQNRQVVQVEMDAIRAITGDETDAERILQVCLENGLPFVDLSFPPVQSSIESGASKPFKRLPWGRPRMYVKPELHDQIRLFRNRICPGEVEQGELGDCWLMCAVATQAEDPKVVMQMFRHPKGADSARCERAIGAYRVSFNKNGLWRSILVDDYFPVIAGAPAFAHSRDLCELWPAVLEKAFAKMHGSYAMIQSGDPMHALTDMTGFPAMRIDEMVTKATVHSGHDLESRMIQWQRKGYQTILTTSGKAPAIPADAQSLPDFSDQPEMEEAFAGTGFLPGHAYSVLDVKEFQKGQIRLVCLRNPWVYGSGWTRAWAWDSLEWQQHRDIATACGFPNHKGDTSIVWMTFEDALKYFIGGGVLFRAPAAHDARVPITFADCKPGAVFQVSVKAPTDVTFILSNMDHRGMHVDEAGAAESDPNNMDYPPVMLSLAAPVPNETDVYHVVQNSSADMTQPSDNAWLFLQAREIAMTCHLEPSAAPYLLIPRLMEGDETVSNGNGGGEDMRDFVHSIYYVNDHVHPVRNASSVKAKEVAVTVGFEADEEIGDNVAVIMCKIGESNAVFENFPKFPTDDVEPHEEELYFQTKESSCGYPQEKAGTAIY, from the coding sequence ATGCGCGCCGGCTCGCAGTACCCTGAGGAAGAGCCGGccgggccgccgccgccgccggtaATGAATGCCTTCATGAAGCCACGCAAGACTGCCACGAAGCCGCCACGGGAGTGGGTCCCAGTGAACCTGCAGGTGCCTGAGGAAGACCCGGAGGACGAGTTCGACATTGCCACCGCGCAGAAGCCCGTGTACGAGAACCCGGAAAACCCCGCgtctgccgctggtgctACTGCCCCAAAGGTGCGGTTCGTGAACGGCGAGCCCGACGTCACGGGCGAGGTGACGAACTGCTTCGAGGAGCCCGGGCTGCTCTACCGCATCGTCGACCGGCCCAACAAGATGTGGTCCTTCTACAACGACAGCCGCTCCTTCGAGGTGCACGTCGTGTGCACCTTTGGCAAGCACAGCAAGATCACGCCGCTCGAAAACACGAAGATGACGCGTGATGAAAACACGGGCGAGTACGTGATGGAGTTGACCGTCTACCCTGGCGAGACGGAGCCCTTCATCAAGGGCTTCGTGAACGGCTTCGCGAGCAAGCtgagcgcgctgccgctgtcgcaggAGTACTTCCAAGCCCGCAGCGAGGCACAAAATCGGCAGGTTGTGCAGGTGGAGATGGACGCCATCCGCGCCATCACCGGCGACGAGACGGATGCGGAGCGCATTCTGCAGGTCTGCCTGGAGAACGGCCTTCCCTTTGTCGACCTCTCCTTCCCGCCTGTGCAGTCGTCCATCGAGTCGGGGGCGTCGAAGCCGTTCAAGCGGCTGCCGTGGGGCCGGCCACGCATGTACGTGAAGCCGGAGCTGCACGATCAGATTCGACTCTTCCGCAACCGCATCTGCCCCGGCGAGGTCGAGCAGGGCGAGCTGGGCGACTGCTGGCTCATGTGTGCAGTGGCCACGCAGGCCGAGGACCCGAAAGTGGTCATGCAAATGTTCCGGCACCCGAAGGGCGCCGACTCGGCGCGGTGCGAGCGCGCGATCGGTGCGTACCGCGTGTCCTTCAACAAGAACGGCCTCTGGCGTAGCATCCTTGTGGATGACTACTTTCCCGTCATCGCCGGCGCGCCGGCCTTCGCGCACAGCCGCGACCTGTGCGAGCTGTGGCCGGCAGTTCTCGAGAAGGCGTTTGCCAAGATGCACGGCAGCTACGCTATGATCCAGTCGGGTGACCCGATGCACGCACTGACGGACATGACGGGCTTCCCGGCCATGCGCATCGACGAAATGGTCACCAAGGCAACCGTCCATAGCGGCCACGACCTGGAGTCGAGGATGATCCAGTGGCAAAGGAAGGGCTACCAGACCATCCTCACGACGTCCGGCAAGGCGCCGGCGATCCCGGCGGACGCGCAGAGCTTGCCGGACTTCTCCGACCAGCccgagatggaggaggcgttCGCCGGCACCGGCTTCCTGCCCGGCCACGCCTACTCCGTGCTGGATGTGAAGGAGTTCCAGAAGGGCCAGATACGCCTGGTATGCCTGCGCAACCCGTGGGTGTACGGTAGCGGCTGGACGAGGGCGTGGGCGTGGGATTCCCTGGAGTGGCAACAGCACCGCGATATCGCCACCGCGTGCGGCTTCCCCAACCACAAGGGCGACACTAGCATCGTCTGGATGACCTTTGAGGATGCGCTCAAGTACTTCATCGGCGGTGGTGTACTTTTCcgcgcgccggcagcgcacgacgcgcgcgtgcccATTACCTTCGCCGACTGCAAGCCCGGCGCCGTCTTTCAGGTGTCGGTGAAGGCGCCGACGGACGTCACGTTCATCTTGTCGAACATGGACCACCGCGGCATGCACGTCGAcgaggcgggtgcggccgAGTCCGACCCGAACAACATGGACTACCCGCCCGTGATGTTGTCGCTtgccgcgccggtgccgaACGAAACGGACGTGTACCACGTCGTGCAGAACTCCTCGGCTGACATGACGCAGCCATCGGACAACGCGTGGCTGTTCCTGCAGGCGCGCGAGATTGCCATGACGTGCCACCTGGAGCCGAGTGCCGCGCCGTATCTGCTCATTCCGCGCCTCATGGAGGGCGACGAGACTGTCagcaacggcaacggcggaggcgaggacATGCGCGATTTTGTACACTCCATCTACTACGTGAACGACCACGTCCACCCTGTGCGGAACGCGTCAAGCgtgaaggcgaaggaggtAGCCGTAACCGTGGGGTTCGAGGCGGATGAGGAGATCGGTGACAACGTCGCCGTGATCATGTGCAAGATAGGCGAGAGCAACGCCGTCTTCGAGAACTTTCCAAAGTTCCCGACGGATGACGTGGAGccgcacgaggaggagctgtaCTTCCAGACGAAggagagcagctgcggctaTCCGCAGGAGAAGGCCGGCACGGCCATCTACTGA